In one bacterium genomic region, the following are encoded:
- a CDS encoding YifB family Mg chelatase-like AAA ATPase yields the protein MLARTHAITHYGAKPHRITIEADIFAGLPGISLVGLPSKSVEESRERLRSAIRNSGLEFPARKIVLNLAPADTAKHGTGFELAMAIGILIASKQIPEQPNSIFFAAELSLNGELRTTRDTIASIITANKLDCETIVIAHDTPALPAKINPGIQVVRAKTLREIYRWLASEDNQPNYPAPKPQANKQPSYTDFSSVKGLQMPKRALEIAAAGEHNVLLIGPPGSGKTLLAHAFTSILPDLDTEELAEVTYLHGIYNESYQYSLARPMRSPHHTASDVALVGGGQIPKPGEVTLSHHGVLFLDELPEFRRSVLEALRQPIEDNVVHIARAQTALTYPANFILLGAMNPCPCGYFGSVQQSCTCSPSAISRYQGRISGPLLDRFDMHCFISSPSVSSPLETVEETINSQYLRTRIEKARVIQSKRFTNEPYKTNNNIPPQKLSTICNVSPDAKKLIETALNHFGISQRSAARTLKVARTIADLEDSTLIEATHLSEALQFKNSLYRAQTITAPIE from the coding sequence ATGCTAGCACGAACACACGCTATCACACACTATGGCGCAAAACCTCATCGTATTACTATAGAAGCCGATATTTTTGCCGGCTTACCCGGTATATCACTGGTTGGATTGCCTTCAAAAAGTGTAGAGGAGTCACGCGAACGATTGCGTAGCGCAATTCGTAACAGTGGCCTTGAATTCCCGGCTCGAAAAATTGTTCTCAATCTAGCACCAGCCGATACCGCCAAGCATGGCACTGGTTTTGAGCTAGCCATGGCCATCGGCATCCTGATAGCCTCCAAACAGATCCCTGAACAGCCAAATAGCATCTTTTTTGCTGCAGAGCTGTCGCTGAATGGCGAGCTACGCACCACAAGAGATACTATCGCTAGTATCATTACGGCAAATAAGCTGGATTGTGAAACTATCGTAATCGCCCACGACACACCAGCACTACCAGCCAAAATTAACCCTGGTATTCAAGTTGTACGAGCAAAAACCCTACGTGAAATATATCGCTGGCTCGCAAGTGAAGACAACCAACCTAATTATCCAGCTCCAAAACCACAGGCTAACAAACAGCCATCCTACACCGACTTCTCGAGTGTTAAAGGCCTACAGATGCCTAAGCGAGCCTTAGAAATTGCAGCCGCCGGTGAACACAATGTGCTCCTTATTGGTCCGCCGGGAAGCGGAAAAACCCTATTGGCTCATGCTTTCACATCTATCCTTCCCGATCTTGATACCGAAGAACTAGCAGAAGTCACTTATCTACATGGTATATACAATGAAAGCTACCAGTATTCTTTAGCGCGCCCCATGCGCTCACCACACCATACCGCCAGTGATGTGGCACTCGTTGGTGGTGGGCAAATACCAAAGCCAGGCGAAGTAACACTATCTCATCATGGAGTCCTCTTCTTAGATGAACTACCAGAATTTAGACGCTCCGTCCTAGAAGCCCTCCGACAACCAATTGAAGATAATGTAGTTCATATTGCCCGTGCCCAAACTGCACTTACTTATCCTGCAAATTTTATCTTGCTGGGCGCCATGAATCCTTGCCCATGTGGCTACTTTGGTTCCGTACAACAGAGTTGCACCTGTAGTCCATCGGCAATCTCTCGTTATCAAGGTAGAATATCGGGCCCACTACTAGACCGTTTCGATATGCATTGCTTTATATCAAGCCCCTCTGTATCCAGCCCACTAGAGACAGTAGAGGAAACTATTAACTCTCAATACCTACGCACAAGAATAGAAAAAGCTCGGGTTATTCAGAGTAAGCGCTTCACCAATGAACCATACAAAACAAATAATAATATTCCTCCACAAAAACTCTCCACTATCTGTAATGTTAGCCCAGATGCTAAAAAACTTATTGAAACCGCCCTCAATCACTTTGGCATTTCTCAACGTAGCGCCGCACGCACGCTAAAAGTTGCACGCACCATTGCCGATCTGGAAGATTCTACCCTTATTGAAGCCACCCATCTTTCTGAAGCACTCCAATTTAAGAACAGTCTCTACAGGGCGCAGACTATCACTGCCCCAATTGAATAA